In Calditrichota bacterium, the genomic window CAAGGTTGCCGGTCTCCTTCTCCCAGAAGAGTTGCATCCCCATCGACCAGATGGTGTGCATCCAAAAGGTCATTAGAATACCGCCCAGGACGACGAAACCGGTGTATTCCTCGGGCGCGCCCATTCCCCGATAGACATAGACGAATGCTGCAACCGCCAGAAAGGGGAGGAGTGTATCGCCTAATATCCACGACAACTCCCGCT contains:
- a CDS encoding ABC transporter permease, encoding MLHRIKYFIQVVIARSYVRVIGAQRELSWILGDTLLPFLAVAAFVYVYRGMGAPEEYTGFVVLGGILMTFWMHTIWSMGMQLFWEKETGNL